The nucleotide window AGGCGCGCAGCTCGAGCGGGTCGCTCCCGCGCGGGCGCACCTGGAGGATCAGCCGCCAGCCCCGCGTGACCGGGTTGTGCACCACCACCTGCTCGAGCAGCTCGCCCGGCTCGCCGCCGGCCGGTGCCAGCGTCACGATCCCGCGCAGGACGGTCTCGGGCGGAAGGATCGCCAGCTTCTCGCCCACGAAGTCGATCACGAAGCGGAAGGCGTCCTCGTAGGTGCCACGGTCGCGGCGCGTGGCAACCGCGCGCCCGCCGGGCGGCCGCTCCGGATCGTCCCCGTACCACCACATCCGGTACGTGAAGGGCATCGCCTGGCCAGGGGGCGCGACCTCGTCCGGCACCCAGAAGGCCACGGTGTTGTCGTGGATGTCCTGCTGGGTCGGAATCTCGATCAGCTCGACCCGGCCCGCGCCCCAGTCCCCGGCCGGTGCGATCCAGACGCTCGGCCGGGTGTCCTGGCGCGTCTCGAGGTCCTGGTAGTGGTCGAAGTTGCGGTCGCGCTGGAGCAGCCCGAAACCGCGCGGGTTCGTGAGGCGGAAGGCACTCACCGAGAGCGTGCGCGGGTTGGCGAGCGGGCGCCAGATCCACTCGCCGGTGCCGTCGTTGAGGAGCAGGCCGTCGGAGTCGTGGATCTCGGGCCGGAAGTCGGGCGGCGGACTCGGGGTGCCCTCGCCGAAGAAGAACATGCTGGTGAGCGGCCCGATCCCGAGCTTGCCGACCGGCTCGCGCAGGAAGACCCGCGAGTCGACGTCGACCAGCGTCTGCTCGCCCGGACGCACCACGAAGTGGAAGGCGCCCGTGGCGCGCGGGCTGTCGAGCAGTGCGTAGAGCTCGAGCTCGCGCGCCTGCGGTGACGGGCGCACCAGCCAGTACTCGCGGAACCAGGGGAACTCCTCGCCGCTCGGGAGCGCCGTGTCGATCGCGAGCCCGCGCGCCGAGAGGCCATAGGCCTGGTCGCGGCCGACCGCGCGGAAGTAGCTCGCGCCGAGGAAGACGATCACCTCGTCCTTGTACTCGGCCTTCTTGATCGGGAAGTGGACGCGGAACCCCGCGTAGCCCAGGTCCTGCGGCACGCGGCTCGCGAAGTCGTTCCTGCCGTAGTCGAACTGGCTCGGGGAGAAGGCGGCCTCGTGCACGCCCTGCGCGTCGACGACGTGGACCGCGATGGTGCGGTCGTAGAAGAGGCCGGGATGGAAGAACTGGATCTCGAAGTTGGACCGCTGTCCGCGCCAGAGCGCCTGTTCGGGCCGGAAGCGGATGTCGCGCCACTGGTCGTAGGAGATCTGGAGCAGCCAGTCCGGCACCTCGCCGTGCGGATCCTGGTAGGGCTTCCCGGCAAGCTGCTCCGCGCGCTTCGCGACGTCTTCGAGCCCGAACGCGCGCGCGCGAGCCGCCACGCCCGCGCTGGCGACGGCGCCCGCAACGACGATCCCGAGCGCACGAACCCACCCCGGCCGTCGTCCACCCGCCCCCACGGCACCTCCTGCGCGCCGCTCGCCGCGCGAGAGACGCATCTTCGGGAATTCCCCCGGAGGCGACAACGGTGGCAGGGCTCGACGCCTTCGTGCCCCAAGGGGAGCAAGGGCGCTCCGCCTTGACTCGAGGCCGGCTGGTGCTTACTCGACGGCCCCGTCGGGCGCGCCGCCTTCCGGCCGCCCGGCCTGCAACCAGGACGCTGCGAGAGGGCGCAGCCGGCGCGGCCGGCCGCGGCGCCTTTCGCGAGGAGAGCCAACGCTCATGAAGATCCGACCCCTGCACGACCGCATCCTCGTCAAGCGCATCGAGGAGGAGACCACGACCAAGGGCGGGATCATCATCCCCGACACCGCCAAGGAGAAGCCGCAGGAAGGCCGCGTCGTCGCGGTCGGCACCGGCAAGCAGCTCGAGGACGGCAGCGTGCGCCCGCTCGACGTGAAGACCGGCGACAAGGTGCTGTTCGGCAAGTACTCGGGCAACGAGGTCACGCTCGACGGCGACGAGCTCGTCATCATCCGCGAGGAAGACGTCCTCGCGATCATCGGCTGATAGGAGGAATCGACAGTCATGGCAGCCAAGGAGATCCGCTACCACCAGGACGCCCGCGCGAAGATCCTCGCGGGCGTGAACGGGCTCGCGAACGCGGTCCGCGTGACGCTCGGCCCCAAGGGCCGCAACGTCATCATCGAGAAGAGCTGGGGCTCACCGACGGTGACCAAGGACGGCGTCACCGTCGCCAAGGAAGTCGAGTTCGAGGACAAGTTCGAGAACATGGGCGCGCAGATGGTGAGGGAGGTCGCGAGCAAGACCTCCGACAACGCCGGTGACGGCACCACCACCGCGACCGTGCTCGCGCAGGCGATCTTCCGCGAGGGCAGCAAGCTCGTGGCCGCCGGCGTGAACCCGATGGAGCTCAAGCGCGGCATCGACAAGGCCGTCGGCGCCATCACCGACGAGCTGAAGAAGCTCTCCAAGCCGACCCGCAACAGCGAGGAGATCGCCCAGGTCGGCACCGTCTCCGCCAACGGCGACGAGACGATCGGCAAGATGCTGGCCGAGGCGATGGAGAAGGTCGGCAAGGAGGGCGTGATCACGGTCGAGGAGGCCAAGTCGATGGACTCGACCCTCGAGGTGGTCGAGGGCATGCAGTTCGACCGCGGCTACCTCTCGCCCTACTTCGTGACCGACCCGCAGCGCATGGAGACCGTGCTCGAGGACCCGCTGATCCTGCTCAACGAGAAGAAGATCTCGAGCATGAAGGACCTGCTCCCGATCCTCGAGCAGGTGGCGCGCCAGGGCAAGCCGCTGCTGATCGTGGCCGAGGAGGTCGAGGGCGAGGCGCTCGCGACGCTCGTGGTGAACAAGATCCGCGGCACGCTGCAGGCGGCCTGCGTGAAGGCGCCGGGCTTCGGCGATCGCCGCAAGGCGATGCTCCAGGACATGGCGATCCTCACGGGCGGCCAGGTGATCGCCGAGGAGCTCGGCCTCAAGCTCGAGAACGTGGCCCTCAAGGACCTCGGCAAGGCCAAGAAGGTCGTGATCGACAAGGACAACACGACGATCATCGACGGCGCCGGCGCCAAGAAGGAGATCGAGGGGCGCTGCAACGAGATCCGCAAGCAGGTCGAGGAGACGACCTCGGACTACGACCGCGAGAAGCTCCAGGAGCGGCTCGCGAAGCTCGTGGGCGGCGTCGCGGTGATCAAGGTGGGCGCCGCGACCGAGAGCGAGATGAAGGAGAAGAAGGCGCGCGTCGAGGACGCGCTCCACGCGACACGCGCAGCCGTCGAGGAGGGCGTGGTGCCGGGTGGCGGCGTCGCGCTGCTGCGCGGTCTGGCGGCGCTCGACGGACTCGGGGAGGCGCTCGACGCGGAGCAGAAGGCGGGCGTCAACATCGTGCGCCGCGCGGTCGAGGAGCCGCTGCGCATGATCAGCCAGAACGCCGGGATCGACGGCTCGATCGTGGTCGAGAAGGTGAAGGGAGGCAAGGGCGCCTTCGGCTTCAACGCCGCGACCGAGGAGTACGAGGACCTGGTGAAGGCCGGCGTGATCGACCCGACCAAGGTCGTGCGCACGGCGCTCCAGAACGCCGCTTCGGTGGCTTCGCTGCTGCTCACGACCGAGGCGATGGTCGCCGAGAAGCCGGAGAAGAAGAAGGCCGGCGGCGGCGGCGGCGGCATGCCGGACATGGGCGGCATGGGTGGCATGGGTGGCATGGGCGGGGACATGGACTTCTAGTCTCCGGCTCCCTTGCTGGCAGATGGCGGCCCCTCGTCCTCGCGGACGGGGGGCCGCTCGTCCTCCGGGCCGACGACCTCGCGCGCGTGCGGCGGCTATCGTCGGGCGCATGGCGATCGCCCTCCACGACCCGACCCTGCTGCGCACGCAGGCCTTCCTTGGCGGCACGTGGGCGGGGGCGGACTCCGGCGCGACCTTCGCCGTGCGCGACCCCGCCGACGGCGAGGAGCTGGCGCGCGTACCGCGCTGCGGCGCGGCCGAGACGCGCCGCGCGATCGCGGCGGCGGCGGCCGTCCAGCCCGGCTGGCGGGCCTGCACCGCGCTGGAGCGCGCGCGCGTGCTGCGCCGCTTCCATGACCTCCTCGTCGAGCACGAGGACGACCTCGGGATGCTGATCACGCGCGAGCAGGGCAAGCCGCTCGCGGAGGCGCGCGCCGAGATCGCCTACGCGGCCGGCTTCTTCGGCTGGTTCGCCGAGGAGGCGCGCCGCGTCCAGGGCGAGACGATCCCCGCCCACCGCGCCGACGCCCGCATCGTGGTCGTGCGCGAGCCGATCGGGGTGGGCGCCGGCATCACGCCGTGGAACTTCCCGGCGGCGATGATCGCGCGCAAGATCGCGCCGGCCCTGGCCGTCGGCTGCGCGATCGTCGTCAAGCCCGCCGAGGCGACGCCGCTGACCGCGCTGGCGATCGCCGAGCTGGCGGCGCGCGCCGGGCTGCCGGTGGGGCTGCTGTCGGTGGTGACCGGCGCCGCGGAGGACGCACCCGTGATCGGCGCCGAGCTCGCCGAGAACCCGATCGTGCGCGCGCTCTCCTTCACCGGCTCGACCGAGGTGGGACGCCTCTTGATGGCACAGTGCGCGCCCACCGTGAAGCGCGTCTCGCTCGAGCTCGGCGGCAACGCCCCGTTCCTGGTCTTCGACGACGCCGATCTCGCCGCCGCCGTCGAGGGTGTGATCGCCTCGAAGTTCCGCAATGCGGGCCAGACCTGCGTGTGCGCGAACCGGATCCTCGTGCAGGACGGGGTCCACGACCGCTTCGTCGCGGCGCTCGCCGAGCGGATCCGGGCGCTCCGCGTGGCGCGCGGGACCGAGGCGGGCGCCCAGATCGGGCCGCTGATCGACGAGGACGGTCTCGCGAAGGTCGAGCGCCACGTGGCGGACGCCACCGCGCGCGGCGCGCGCGTTCTCGTCGGCGGCCAGCCCCACGCGCTCGGCGGCACCTTCTACGAGCCGACCCTGCTCATCGGGGTCGGCACCGGGATGCTGCTCGCGCAGGAGGAGACCTTCGGTCCGGTGGCCGGGATCCTGCGTTTCCGCGACGAAACCGAGGCCGTGCGCATCGCGAACGACACGCCCTTCGGCCTCGCCGCCTACTTCTACGCGCGCGACGCGGCGCGCGCCTGGCGCGTGTCGGAGGCGCTCGAGTACGGGATGGTGGGGATCAACACCGGAATGGTATCGACGGAGGTTGCGCCCTTCGGCGGCATGAAGCAGAGCGGGATCGGGCGCGAGGGCTCGCGCCAAGGCGTCGAGGAGTGGCTGGAGACCAAGTACCTGTGCTGGGGGGGGCTCTCGTGAGCCGCCGGCGGGCGCGGTTCCCCGAGCGACGCTACGGGGCGACGTGGAGCACCAGCTCGCGCCCACTCCCGCGCCGCCGGTGCTCCCAGACGAAGACGCCCTGCCAGGGGCCGAGCGCGAGCCGCCCCCCGAGCACCGGAATCGACAGCGAGGTCGCCGTGAGCGCCGCCTTGATGTGCGCCGGCACGTCGTCGGGCCCTTCGCGCGTGTGGGTGTAGAGCGGATCGACGACGGCCTCGACCGGGCCGGTGATCTCGTGCAGGCCGCGGCCGCGGGTCGGGACGCGAATCCGCGTCACCAAGCGCTAGCGGTCCTCCGCCACCGTGAGGAGCGCCTGGGTGGCGCCGGGCACGCCCGTGATCACGACCGACGACACGCGATTGCCCTTGCGCGCGACGAGCGTGCTGCGCGCGTGCTCCTCCTTCGCGAGCTCGATCTCCCAGCCCTGGGCCAGGTAGTGCTCCTGGTACCAGGCAAAGAGATCGGCGGGCGGATCGGGGCTGCGCAGGTTCACGACGGTGCCGTGGTCGGGCGCCGCCATCGACGAGAGGGGCCGCGCGTTGCCGTAGAGCGGCACGTCGTCGGGAAAGCCGGTGGGAAGCTGGTCGGCCTTGCCGTACTCGGCCTCGAAGACCTGGCCATCGGGCAGCACGGTCCGCGTCACGACCGGTCCCGCGGGTGCGGGAGTGGGTGCGGCGGCAGGAGCCGGGGGCTCCACCGCGGGAGCGGGCGAGGCCGCGATCGGCTCGGGAGCCGGTGCGGCAGGCGCCGGGGCGGCGCCTCGGTCCCGGGCGCCGCAGGCGAGGGCGAGGGCGAGCGCGAGGGCGGCGAGCGGAGCGAGCGAGCGGACGGAACGGGCGGGTGCCATGGGCTCCTCCGGTGCGGCCGGGCCGGCGAGGGTAACAGAGACCGCTGCTACGCTGCGCGCCGGACGCCCGACAGGAGAACCCCCGCGATGGATCTCGGTTACGGCCCCGAGGCCGAGGCCTTCCGGCACGCGCTGCGCGAGTTCCTCGAGCTCCACAAGGAGCGCGCCCCGCGCGGCGGCCAGCTCCTGGCCGGTGCCACGCGCAGCGCGGCGATCCTGGACTGGCAGCGGCTCCTGATCGAGCACGGCTACGCCGCGCGAACGATCCCGAAGGAGTACGGCGGCTACGGTGCCGCGCCGGATCCACTGATCCGGGTCCTCCTCGACGAGGAGTTCGCACGCGCCGGTGTCTCGGCGGGGATCGGCGGGCAGGGGCCCGACATGCTGGTCCCCACCTTGCTGGAGCACGGCAGCGAGGAGCAGAAGCGCCGCTGGGTGCCGCCCACGATCCGCGGCGAGGTGGTCTGGTGCCAGGGCTATTCCGAGCCCAACGCCGGCAGCGACCTCGCGAACGTGCAGACGCGCGCCGTCGAGGACGGCACGGACTTCGTGATCAACGGCCAGAAGATCTGGACCACCACCGCGCACCAGGCCGACATGATGTTCGGCCTGATCCGTACCGAGCCCGGCGCCGGCAAGCACGGCGGCCTCTCCTACGTGCTGATCCCGATGGACACGCCCGGGATCGAGGTCCGCCCGCTCGCCACGATGACCGGCCACGCCGAGTTCAACGAGGTGTTCTTCAGCGACGTGCGCGTGCCACAGGCGAACGTGGTGGGCAAGCGCGGTGAGGGCTGGAAGATCGCCAACACCACGCTCACGCACGAGCGCAACATGCTGGCCGCGACCGGGCAGCTCGAGTCCTCGCTCGCGCGCCTGGTCGAGCTGATGCAGGCCGAGACCCGCGACGGCCGCCGCGCGATCGACGACCCGGCGCTGCGCGACCGCCTGATGCGGCTCCAGGGGCGGCTCGTCGCCATGAAGTACCACTCGCTGCGCATGCTCACCTGCCGGATCCGCCGCGAGCCTCCGGGGCCGGCGGGCACGCCGGAGGGCTCCGCAGCGCTCGTCACCAAGCTCGCCGGCTGCGAGCTCTCGCACCAGATCGCGGCGCTCGCGATCGACGCGATGGGCGAGCTCGGCACGCTCTACGGGGGCGCCCGGCACGAGCGCGCCGGCGGGCTCTGGCAGTTCCACTACATGTTCTCGCTCGGGCTCGTCATCGGCGGCGGCACGGCGCAGATCCAGAAGAACATCATCTCCGAGCGCGGCCTGGGTCTGCCGCGCGAGGCGAAGGCGTAGGGAGACGGCGATGGATTTCGGGCTCTCCGAGGAGCAGCGCCTGCTCGAGCAGACCCTGCGGCGTTGGCTCGACGAGCAGCTTCCCGTCGCGCGCGTGCGCGAGATCGCCGCGAGCGAGGCCGGGACCGACGCGGGCTTGTGGCAGGGTCTCGCCGAGCTCGGTGTGCTGGGCCTCCTGGTCCCCGAGGAGCACGGCGGCGGCGGCCTCGGGCTGCTCGACGCGGCGCTCGCGATGGAGAGCCTGGCGCGCGCCGCCGCGCCGGCGCCCTACCTCGGCAGCGCCGTGCTCGCGCCGCTGGCGCTGCTCGCAGCCGGCACCGGGATCCAGCGCCGCGAGTGGCTCCCGAAGCTCGCGAGCGGCACGGCCCGGATCGGCGTCGCGCTCGGTGAGCTCAGCGGCCGGCGCGCCGACGCGGGCCTGCGCGTGGACGGGGGCCGCCTCCAGGGCCGGGCGCTCTTCGCGATCGACACGGGCGCCGCCGACGCGTTCCTGGTCGCGCTCGACCGCGATCACCTCGTCCTGGTCCCCTCCGATGCGTCCGGCCTCGCCGTGACGACGCTGCCGACGATCGACCGCACGCGCCGGGTCGCCGAGCTCGGCTTCGACGGCGTGGGGCCGATCGACTGGCTCGGCGGGCCGGCCGGCGTGGCTGGCGCCGCGGCGCGCGTGCTCGACGCAGGCCGCGTGGCGCTCGCGGCCGACGCGCTCGGCGCCGCCGAACGCGCCCTCGAGATGGCCGTCGCCTACGCGAAGCAGCGCGTCCAGTTCGGCCGGCCGATCGGCTCCTTCCAGGCCGTGAAGCACCTGTGCGCCGAGATGGCCGCCGAGCTCGAGCCCGCCCGCTCGCTCGTCTGGTACGCGGCCTACGCCTTCGACCAGCGGCCCGAAGAGGCCACGGTGATGGCGGCGCACGCCAAGGCCCACCTGGCCGAGGTGGCGACCGCGATCGTCCGCACCGCCACCGAGGTCCACGGCGGCTACGGCTTCACCGACGAGGGTGACCTGCATCTGTGGTTCAAGCGCGCCGGCCTCGACCGGCAGCTCCTCGGCGGGCCCGAGGCGGTGCGCGCCGAGGCCGCCGCGGCGCAGGGGCTCGCCTGATGTCGCCCGCGGTGGCGGTGGCCCTGCTCTGGGTGCTCTTCGGCGCGACCCACGTGGCGCTGTCGAGCCCGGGCCTGCGGGCACGGCTCGCCGCCGCGCTCGGCGAGCGCGGCTTCCTCGGCGTCTACTCGCTGGTCGCCTTCGCCAGCTTCGTGCCGCTCGTCTGGGTCTACCTGGCCCATCGACACGAGGGTGCGTTGCTGTGGGCGCTCCCGATCGGGACGGCGGGACTGTGGGCGATCTACGCCGGACAGGCCGTGGCCTGGACGATCGCCGTCGCGGGCCTGGCGAGTCCGAGCCCTGCCACGGTCGGCCTGCCCGAGGAGCGGCGCCTGCGGGAGCCCCGCGGCGTCCACCGCATCACCCGCCACCCGCTCTTCATGGGCCTCGGCCTCGCCGGCCTGCTCCACCTGCCCGGGAACGGCTTCGCCACCGACGTCGCCTTCTGGGCCGGCTTCCCGCTCTTCGCCCTCGTCGGCTGCGCCCACCAGGACGCCCGCAAGCGCGCCACCCAGCCGGGCTACGCGGAGTGGATCGCGGCGACACCGTTCCTTCCCTTCACCGGCGCCGGCACCCGGCCCGGCCTGCGCGAGCTTTCGCCAGCCGTGGTCGCGCTCGGGATCGCCGTCACGGTCGGCCTGCGCTGGCTGCACGGGCCGCTGTTCCGCTAGCTAGCTAGCGCGAACGCGCGATCGGATCCCGGGACCGGGCTCGACCGCGGCCAGCCTCAGTGCGGCAGCCGCAGCACCACGCCCAGCATGCGCCTCGCGAGCGGTGTGAGCCGCGTGCGGAGGTAGGCGTTGGCGGCGCCGGTCACGGCCATGGCCCGCGTCGGATAGGGGAGGACCGTGGCGGACAGCGCGCCGAGGCCGAGGCCGGCGGTCATGGCGGCCACGACCAGCGCGATCTGCTCGCCGGCGCCCGCCCCCACGATGGTGGCGCCGACGATCGTGTCCCTGCCCCTGGGCGTGTGGAGGCGCGCGAAGCCCTCCGTCTCGCCCTCCGTGCGGGCGCGGTCGTTGGCGGTCATGGGTACGGTGTAGGTGTCGATCGCGACGCCCTGCTCCTCGGCCTGCTGCGGCGTCAAGCCTGCCTGGGCCAGCTCGGGATCGGTGTAGGTGCACCAGGGGATCACGAGCCGGGAGAGCCGCTGGCGGCCGTAGAAGAGCGCGTTCCGGACCGCGAGCCGGGCGGCAGCGTCGGCGGCGTGCGTGAACCGGGTCTCCAGCGCGCAGTCGCCGACGGCGTAGACGCGGCGGTTCGTGGTGCGCAGGAAGTCGTCGACCGTGACCCCGCGCTGCGCGTCGTAGCCGACGCCGGCGGCCTCGAGCCCCAGGCCCTGGACGTTGGGGAGGCGTCCGGCGGCGACGAGCAGCTCGTCGAAGGCCTCCTCGCCGGCGCCGGCGCCCTCCGCGGCGAAGCGCAGGCGGCGCACCGCGCCGTCGCGCGCCACGCGCTCGACGCGGGTGCCGAGCAGCACGCGCACGCCGTCGCGGGCGAGCGCCTGGGCCACGATCCCGGCCGCCTCGGGGTCGTCGCGCGCAAGCAGCCGCGGGGCGACCTCGAAGAGCGTCACCGAGACCCCGAGCCGCGCGAAGGCCTGCGCCAGCTCGCAGCCGATCGGACCGCCGCCGAGCACGGCGAGCCGCGCCGGCGCCTCGCGCAGGTCGAAGACGGTCTCGTTGGTGAGGGGGTGGGCTTCCGGGAGGCCCGGGATCGGCGGCAGCGCGGCGCGCGCGCCGGTCGCGACGATCGCGCGCCGGAAGGCGAGCCGGCGCCCGCCCACGAGCGCCTCCCCGGAGCCCGCGAAGCGACCCTCGCCGAGGAAGACGTCGACGCCGAGCTCGTCGCGGAAGCGGTACGCGGAGTCGTGGGGCGCGATCGCGGCGCGGATCGCCCGCATGCGCTCCATCGCGGCCGCGAAGTCGGGCTGCGCGCCTTCGGGCGGCGCGAGGCCGATCGCCCGCGCCCGGCGGGCGTCGGCAGCGAAGCGGCCGGCGCGCAGCACCGCCTTCGAGGGCACGCAGCCCACGTTCAGGCAGTCGCCGCCCAGGAGGCCGCGCTCGACGAGCGCGACGCGCGCGCCGAGCCCGCTCGCGATCGCGGCGCTGACCAGGCCGGCGGTGCCGGCGCCGAGCACGACCAGGTCGTAGCGCCGGGCCGGTTCGGGGTTCCTCCAGTCGGGCGGCGCGAGCGCGGCGAGCCGCGCGGCGTCGTGCGGATCCGCGGGCAGGAGCGGGGGCCGGCTCACGCCAGGTCCTCGCCGGCCGAGCCCCGCAGCGCCTGGCGGGCGAGGCGCGCCACGAGATGGGTCGCGGCCACCGTCGCGACGAGCCCGAGCGCCAGGAGCGCCCACTCGGCCGGGCTGCGCGAGCGCGTACCGCCGGCGGCCCGGGCGAGCTCGCCGGCGAGCGAGCCGGAGTACACGTAGAGGAGCGTGCCCGGCAGCATGCCGGCCGAGGCGAGCAGGTAGTCGCGCAGGCGTACGCGCGTGAGGCCGAGCGCGTAGTTCAGCAGGTTGAACGGGAGCAGCGGCGAGAGCCGCAGCAGGAAGACGATGCGGCCGCCCTGGGCCGCGATCGCGCGGTCGATGGCCGCGAAACGCGGATCCGCGGCGATCCGCCGCTCGACCCAGGGCCGGGCCAGGTGGCGCGCGACCAGGAAGGCGAGCGTGGCGCCGATCAGGGCAGCGACGAACACGTAGGCCGTCCCGCGCGCGAGCCCGAAGACGGCGCCGCCGGCGAGCGTCAGGAGCGAGCCCGGGACGAACGCCAGCACGGCGAGCACGTAGCCGGCCATGAAGACGAGCGGTCCCCATGCGCCGAGGCCTTCGACCCGGGCCTGGAACGCGGGCGCCAGCGCACCGAGCTGGCGCCCGGCCACGATCAGCAGCGCGATCCCCGTGGCGACGAGCGCGGGGCGCAGCCGCCGCGCTCGTGCTCCCGCTCGCGCTGCGGCTTGCGCTGCGGCCTCGCCGCCACGGGCCCGCTCCGCCATTGAGCGGACGCTATCACGGTGCTAGACCCGCCGGCACGTTCCGCCCCCACGCGAGCCGGCCCTTGCCCGACGTCCGCCTCACGGACCTGATCGACGTCCTGATCGTCGCGGTCCTGCTCTTCACCGCGCTCGGCTGGGTGCGCCATGCGCGCGGGCGCATCGCGCTGGCCGGCGTTGCGATCGCCGGAGCGCTCTTCCTGGTGGCGCGCGCGCTCGGGCTCCAGATGACGGTCTGGATCCTCCAGGGCTTCTTCGCGGTCGGCGTGCTCGTGCTCGTGGTGGTGTTCCAGGACGACCTGCGGCGCGGGCTCGAGCAGCTCGCGGTCTGGGGGCTGCGCCGGCGCCCGCAGGCCGCGCCCGCCGACGCCGTCGACGCGCTGGTCGGCGCGGTGCGCCGGATGGCAGCCGCGCGGATCGGCGCGCTGGTCGTACTGGCCGGGCGCGAGCCGCTCGACCGCCACGTGGCGGGCGGGATCGAGCTCGACGGCAAGCTCTCCGAGCCCCTCCTGCTCTCGCTCTTCGACCCGCACTCGGCGGGGCACGACGGGGCCGTCCTCGTCGAGGGTGATCGCGTGCGGCGCTTCGCGCTGCACCTGCCGCTCTCGACCGACGGCGAGCAGCTCGGCGGCGGCGGCACCCGTCACGCCGCGGCGCTGGGCCTCGCCGAGCGCAGCGACGCCTTCTGCGTGGTGGTGTCGGAGGAACGCGGAACGGTGTCGGTAGCGCGCGACGGGAGCCTGCACCGGCTGCCGGGACCGGAGGCGCTGGCGTCCGAGCTGCGGCGCTTCCTCCAGCGCGTGTCGAAGCGCCCCGACGACCGCGGCGCGCTGCGCGCGGTCGCCCGGCGCTGGCCGGAGGCGCTGGTCGCCCTCGGCGCCTCGCTCGCGTTCTGGTTCCTGCTCGTGCCGGGCTCCGTGGTGGACCGCTTCGCGCGCCGCGTGCCGGTCGTGGTCGACAACCTGCCGCCGGGCTGGACGCTCGAGAGCGTGGAACCGAGCGAGGTGGAGGTCGTCTTCGAGGGCCCGCGGCGCAGCCTGCTCTTCTCGGGCGGCGGCTCGGAGGCCGAGGTGCACGTGGACGCGCTGCTGGTCCAGCTCGGCCGCCGCACCTTCGAGATCGACCCCGGCGACGTGCGCCACCCCGAGGGCTGGCGCCCGCTCGCCGTCGAGCCCGACCGCGTGAAGCTCTCGCTGGCCGGCAACGGCGGTACCCGCGCCGGCGGGAAGTAGCCGGGCTACGGCGCGCGGGAGAGCTCGCGGCGGGCGAAGAAGTCGGGGAGGGGGGCGCCGGCCACCCGTTCGCAGAGGGCGCGGAAGCGCGCGAGCGACACCGTCTGCGGCGCGGTCGCGAGCTCGTGCACGACGTCGTCGAGGCCCCGCGCGCCGGCGCTGGCGGCGCGGATCTCCCCGTCGAGGTCGCGCAGGAGGCCGACGGCGCGTGCCGTGACCGCCCCCG belongs to Deltaproteobacteria bacterium and includes:
- a CDS encoding NAD-dependent succinate-semialdehyde dehydrogenase gives rise to the protein MAIALHDPTLLRTQAFLGGTWAGADSGATFAVRDPADGEELARVPRCGAAETRRAIAAAAAVQPGWRACTALERARVLRRFHDLLVEHEDDLGMLITREQGKPLAEARAEIAYAAGFFGWFAEEARRVQGETIPAHRADARIVVVREPIGVGAGITPWNFPAAMIARKIAPALAVGCAIVVKPAEATPLTALAIAELAARAGLPVGLLSVVTGAAEDAPVIGAELAENPIVRALSFTGSTEVGRLLMAQCAPTVKRVSLELGGNAPFLVFDDADLAAAVEGVIASKFRNAGQTCVCANRILVQDGVHDRFVAALAERIRALRVARGTEAGAQIGPLIDEDGLAKVERHVADATARGARVLVGGQPHALGGTFYEPTLLIGVGTGMLLAQEETFGPVAGILRFRDETEAVRIANDTPFGLAAYFYARDAARAWRVSEALEYGMVGINTGMVSTEVAPFGGMKQSGIGREGSRQGVEEWLETKYLCWGGLS
- the groL gene encoding chaperonin GroEL (60 kDa chaperone family; promotes refolding of misfolded polypeptides especially under stressful conditions; forms two stacked rings of heptamers to form a barrel-shaped 14mer; ends can be capped by GroES; misfolded proteins enter the barrel where they are refolded when GroES binds) — translated: MAAKEIRYHQDARAKILAGVNGLANAVRVTLGPKGRNVIIEKSWGSPTVTKDGVTVAKEVEFEDKFENMGAQMVREVASKTSDNAGDGTTTATVLAQAIFREGSKLVAAGVNPMELKRGIDKAVGAITDELKKLSKPTRNSEEIAQVGTVSANGDETIGKMLAEAMEKVGKEGVITVEEAKSMDSTLEVVEGMQFDRGYLSPYFVTDPQRMETVLEDPLILLNEKKISSMKDLLPILEQVARQGKPLLIVAEEVEGEALATLVVNKIRGTLQAACVKAPGFGDRRKAMLQDMAILTGGQVIAEELGLKLENVALKDLGKAKKVVIDKDNTTIIDGAGAKKEIEGRCNEIRKQVEETTSDYDREKLQERLAKLVGGVAVIKVGAATESEMKEKKARVEDALHATRAAVEEGVVPGGGVALLRGLAALDGLGEALDAEQKAGVNIVRRAVEEPLRMISQNAGIDGSIVVEKVKGGKGAFGFNAATEEYEDLVKAGVIDPTKVVRTALQNAASVASLLLTTEAMVAEKPEKKKAGGGGGGMPDMGGMGGMGGMGGDMDF
- a CDS encoding glucan biosynthesis protein G yields the protein MAARARAFGLEDVAKRAEQLAGKPYQDPHGEVPDWLLQISYDQWRDIRFRPEQALWRGQRSNFEIQFFHPGLFYDRTIAVHVVDAQGVHEAAFSPSQFDYGRNDFASRVPQDLGYAGFRVHFPIKKAEYKDEVIVFLGASYFRAVGRDQAYGLSARGLAIDTALPSGEEFPWFREYWLVRPSPQARELELYALLDSPRATGAFHFVVRPGEQTLVDVDSRVFLREPVGKLGIGPLTSMFFFGEGTPSPPPDFRPEIHDSDGLLLNDGTGEWIWRPLANPRTLSVSAFRLTNPRGFGLLQRDRNFDHYQDLETRQDTRPSVWIAPAGDWGAGRVELIEIPTQQDIHDNTVAFWVPDEVAPPGQAMPFTYRMWWYGDDPERPPGGRAVATRRDRGTYEDAFRFVIDFVGEKLAILPPETVLRGIVTLAPAGGEPGELLEQVVVHNPVTRGWRLILQVRPRGSDPLELRAFLQHGEDTLTETWTYLLKP
- the groES gene encoding co-chaperone GroES, which produces MKIRPLHDRILVKRIEEETTTKGGIIIPDTAKEKPQEGRVVAVGTGKQLEDGSVRPLDVKTGDKVLFGKYSGNEVTLDGDELVIIREEDVLAIIG
- a CDS encoding acyl-CoA dehydrogenase family protein: MDLGYGPEAEAFRHALREFLELHKERAPRGGQLLAGATRSAAILDWQRLLIEHGYAARTIPKEYGGYGAAPDPLIRVLLDEEFARAGVSAGIGGQGPDMLVPTLLEHGSEEQKRRWVPPTIRGEVVWCQGYSEPNAGSDLANVQTRAVEDGTDFVINGQKIWTTTAHQADMMFGLIRTEPGAGKHGGLSYVLIPMDTPGIEVRPLATMTGHAEFNEVFFSDVRVPQANVVGKRGEGWKIANTTLTHERNMLAATGQLESSLARLVELMQAETRDGRRAIDDPALRDRLMRLQGRLVAMKYHSLRMLTCRIRREPPGPAGTPEGSAALVTKLAGCELSHQIAALAIDAMGELGTLYGGARHERAGGLWQFHYMFSLGLVIGGGTAQIQKNIISERGLGLPREAKA
- a CDS encoding YjbQ family protein, whose translation is MVTRIRVPTRGRGLHEITGPVEAVVDPLYTHTREGPDDVPAHIKAALTATSLSIPVLGGRLALGPWQGVFVWEHRRRGSGRELVLHVAP